In one window of Episyrphus balteatus chromosome 3, idEpiBalt1.1, whole genome shotgun sequence DNA:
- the LOC129915417 gene encoding uncharacterized protein LOC129915417 isoform X2 — MNEDTDAQDYFDVRSFDLPNYITAYQQDEEYQEDEDLPNAEEEDARQNIDKTNLSNDLPLYWGAPLTVMQSMLMLLALQVKHNINMSCLDDIIKVVNLHCAPEGLIRNSLSKFKKTFALNEKLNQHFYCTTCQRELPSKMSVCPLCPREENCYFVEMSLKDQLFQMYQREKFYEKLQNRIHRSTNNGNICDIYDGEIYKKWLNHGFLKNPHNISFSWYTDGVPVFKSSQTSMWPIYLSINELPFLERKKRENTLLLGLWCGKKPFANLFLYKIKPQLDELITGITVFLKPDVEPIIVRGILLMGTADLLAKNDFMNFKQFNGYYGCTICDIKGENLKLVPRGRLHIYPFQQNTNLRTLQNCLTWANEATQDNPVMGIKGPSALSLIMPDYIQGMAIDRMHAVEGGVIKKILYLLFDSSCRNFCFSLFTEKHIVSTRLTDLKPPKFVHRMPRSVTDLVHWKASELRMWCFYYSIPILYGIMRQDYFDNYLLLVTAVSLLSSDNISNSKLNAAEDLIKSLKFCMDRDTVQLLFIYYCT, encoded by the coding sequence TGCACAAGATTATTTCGATGTTCGATCCTTCGACTTGCCTAATTATATCACTGCATATCAGCAAGATGAAGAATATCAAGAAGACGAAGATCTTCCAAATGCAGAAGAAGAAGATGCAAGGCAAAATATTGACAAAACTAATTTAAGTAATGACTTGCCATTGTATTGGGGGGCACCCTTGACAGTCATGCAAAGCATGCTTATGCTTCTGGCGCTACAAGTTAAACACAACATTAATATGTCATGTCTTGATGACATCATAAAAGTCGTAAATTTACATTGTGCGCCAGAAGGCCTTATAAGAAATAGtttgtcaaagttcaaaaaaacgTTCGCTCTTAATGAAAAACTAAACCAGCATTTTTACTGCACCACCTGTCAACGAGAACTACCATCTAAAATGAGTGTCTGTCCATTGTGCCCAAGGGAAGAGAATTGTTACTTCGTTGAAATGTCATTAAAAGATCAACTATTCCAAATGTACCAACGTGAAAAATTctacgaaaaattacaaaatcgaATTCATAGATCAACAAATAATGGCAACATATGCGACATTTATGAtggagaaatttataaaaaatggttGAACCATGGATTTTTGAAGAATCCTCACaatatttcattttcttggtataCCGATGGAGTTCCTGTATTCAAATCATCCCAGACTAGTATGTGGCCAATATATTTAAGTATAAACGAATTACCATTTTTAGAAAGAAAGAAAAGGGAAAATACATTGTTATTAGGATTGTGGTGTGGAAAAAAACCATttgctaatttatttttatataaaataaaaccacaGTTGGATGAGTTGATCACGGgtataacagtttttttaaaaccagatGTTGAACCAATAATTGTTCGTGGTATATTATTGATGGGAACAGCAGATTTATtagcaaaaaatgattttatgaattttaaacaGTTTAATGGATATTATGGTTGTACTATATGCGATATAAAAGGCGAGAACTTGAAATTAGTACCACGAGGAAGACTACATATTTATCCAtttcaacaaaatacaaatCTGAGAACACTACAAAATTGTTTGACATGGGCTAATGAAGCTACTCAAGATAATCCTGTTATGGGAATTAAAGGTCCGTCAGCCCTTTCTCTAATAATGCCAGACTACATTCAAGGAATGGCAATCGATCGAATGCATGCGGTGGAAGGTggtgtcattaaaaaaattttatatttattatttgattCTTCTTgcagaaatttttgtttttcactttttacaGAAAAACACATAGTAAGTACTAGATTAACAGATCTTAAACCACCTAAATTTGTTCATCGAATGCCGCGTTCGGTAACAGATTTAGTTCATTGGAAAGCATCTGAATTAAGAATGTGGTGTTTTTATTATTCGATACCAATACTATATGGGATCATGAGACAAGATTATTTTGATAATTATCTTTTATTAGTAACTGCCGTTTCTTTGTTAAGTTCTGACAATATAAGTAATAGTAAACTTAATGCAGCCGAagatttaattaagagtttgaAGTTTTGTATGGACAGAGACACTGTGCAATTGTTATTCATTTATTACTGCACTTAg